From Arcticibacter tournemirensis, one genomic window encodes:
- a CDS encoding NUDIX hydrolase, with the protein MYRIYINDTALIIADFMPANIGSCQQIDVQSFDFREFYKQAKKGTPAIHVMVTKDPKRMFRKLRKPFTLIHAAGGVVKNEANQYLFIFRKGKWDLPKGKLDDGEKTKVAAEREVAEECGIKVSEVGGKLCKTWHVYEDKGQVVFKKTVWYNMRAKNQKLIPQLEEEITEARWIAPGEFSTVKQNTFALIKDVLSLIEV; encoded by the coding sequence ATGTATAGAATTTATATTAACGATACTGCGCTTATTATCGCAGATTTTATGCCTGCAAACATTGGTTCCTGCCAACAAATTGATGTTCAGAGCTTTGATTTCAGGGAATTTTATAAACAAGCTAAAAAGGGTACTCCAGCAATACATGTTATGGTAACAAAAGACCCGAAGAGAATGTTTAGAAAATTAAGAAAGCCCTTCACGTTAATACACGCAGCAGGAGGGGTGGTTAAAAATGAAGCGAACCAGTATCTTTTCATATTCAGGAAAGGGAAGTGGGATCTTCCTAAAGGAAAATTAGACGATGGAGAAAAAACGAAAGTTGCGGCGGAGCGCGAAGTAGCGGAGGAATGTGGAATAAAAGTTTCTGAAGTAGGGGGGAAACTTTGCAAAACATGGCATGTATACGAAGATAAGGGACAAGTCGTTTTTAAGAAGACTGTGTGGTATAATATGCGGGCAAAGAACCAAAAACTAATACCACAGCTGGAGGAAGAAATTACTGAAGCGCGATGGATCGCTCCAGGAGAATTCTCCACCGTAAAGCAAAATACCTTCGCACTGATAAAAGACGTACTAAGTTTAATTGAGGTGTAA
- the pyrE gene encoding orotate phosphoribosyltransferase: MINKSEIEQKVAEFLLQIKAIKLQPGKPFTWASGIKSPIYCDNRITLSYPAIRTYIRQNLSALIQEEFGSVSLIAGVATAGIPQGVLVAQDLGLPFAYVRSSAKDHGTGSLIEGEVYQGQRIVVVEDLISTGKSSLQAVEALRAAGCDVAGLVAIFSYNLQAATDNFKAAKCRFSTLSNYNALIEYASDHSFINKDDLELLRKWRDNPQEWGNSGESNTF; this comes from the coding sequence ATGATCAACAAAAGTGAGATTGAGCAGAAAGTTGCCGAATTTTTGTTACAAATTAAAGCAATAAAATTACAACCTGGAAAGCCTTTTACCTGGGCTTCCGGAATAAAATCACCTATCTATTGTGATAATCGCATAACACTTTCATATCCAGCAATAAGGACATATATCCGCCAAAATCTCTCGGCCCTCATCCAGGAAGAATTTGGCTCGGTAAGTCTTATTGCCGGCGTAGCTACTGCAGGTATTCCACAGGGAGTATTGGTTGCTCAGGACCTGGGACTTCCGTTTGCATATGTCAGATCTTCAGCAAAAGATCATGGCACAGGCAGCCTAATTGAAGGGGAAGTGTATCAGGGCCAACGTATAGTAGTAGTAGAAGATCTTATTTCAACCGGAAAAAGCAGTCTCCAGGCAGTTGAAGCATTACGTGCAGCCGGATGTGATGTTGCCGGATTGGTGGCAATATTCAGCTACAACCTGCAGGCTGCTACTGATAATTTTAAAGCTGCAAAATGCCGCTTTTCCACTCTTTCTAATTACAATGCCTTGATAGAATATGCATCAGATCATTCTTTTATCAACAAAGACGATCTGGAACTGTTACGTAAGTGGCGCGACAATCCTCAGGAGTGGGGAAATTCTGGCGAGAGTAACACTTTTTAA